In Ascaphus truei isolate aAscTru1 unplaced genomic scaffold, aAscTru1.hap1 HAP1_SCAFFOLD_2263, whole genome shotgun sequence, the following are encoded in one genomic region:
- the HIRIP3 gene encoding HIRA-interacting protein 3 isoform X2 — MAGESDREMRSFTRGLFQRSPDLTVLTHSVVRSRFLSHSGRSSLSHLERQTLKRIVEQELLRMQEEESSDDEPLINKVQKRGRSDSDMERGGAGEPPDKRKRLQGDGSEEEDSGIEPSSRHTGARDSKRVSGSSSETAASETAVRKDGKSETARKPERGASVQAKGKSAPRKGQETDSESDGQKESETGSDSEADVAESKKRTSMKEKETTAKRKRAPKKESARKVKTGKNKRVPKKETHSESEESEVEKSQNKETDTRQKSVSRKETDGESEESDDQKSQNKETGGESEAEVTDVRHKSVSRKETDGESEEESRDKRGSTKEKETDSESEKESSEKQKAATKKCEKSASKKETDGEREEIVKDETCSESGDKETAPKKGKDSESEEEVTKDERTTLKKYKETESESEPEVKAPKGKSAPKGKSVPRKEPASKSAKKSKRPPGKGKATDSESEEEMAVKDETCSESGDEETAPKKGKDSESEEEVTKDERTTLKKYKETESESEPEVKAPKGKSAPKGKSVPRKEPASKSAKKSKRPPGKGKATDSESEEEMAVKDETCSESGDEETAPKKGKDSESEEEVTKNERTPSKKYKETESESEPEVKAPKGKSAPKEKSAPKGKSAPKGKSAPRKEPASKGAKKSKGPPGKGKATDSEEEKTSSEEDEAAGRQSAAKKEQEMDESDEEGPAEKKAEAKDDGGESDSSVDSSKGEKNTSKKQNKNPSREDHSSVTRLKRYIVTCGARRNYKKLLHNCRSVKAIVQILKRELEELGVKGTPTLEKCRVVRLKREEAAELASLDTCNIIATVGRPRRRTTWNPYQMSPPRDASPVGYKKAMGSDSEGDEAPPRKKRPMDWSNLKGIISDDGDSD, encoded by the exons TGTCCTCACTCACTCTGTCGTGCGCTCTCGGTTCCTCTCTCACTCCGGCCGCTCCTCCCTTTCTCACCTGGAGCGTCAGACACTGAAGCGCATTGTGGAGCAGGAGTTGCTGAGGATGCAG GAGGAGGAATCGAGCGATGACGAGCCCCTTATTAACAAGGTGCAGAAGAGAGGCCGCAGTGACAGTGACATGGAGAGAGGAGGGGCGGGAGAGCCCCCCGATAAGAGAAAACGCCTACAGG GTGATGGGTCAGAAGAAGAAGATTCTGGGATTGAACCTTCTTCAAGGCATACAGGAGCGAGAGACAGCAAGAGGGTGTCTGGAAGCTCTTCGGAGACAGCAGCCTCCGAGACTGCAGTGAGAAAAGACGGGAAGAGTGAGACGGCCAGAAAACCGGAAAGAGGAGCGAGCGTGCAGGCCAAGGGAAAGAGCGCGCCCAGGAAGGGCCAAGAGACAGACAGCGAGAGTGATGGCCAAAAGGAGAGCGAGACCGGGAGCGACAGTGAGGCCGATGTTGCAGAAAGTAAAAAGCGAACGTccatgaaagaaaaagagacgaCAGCGAAACGAAAGAGAGCACCAAAAAAAGAGAGCGCTAGAAAAGTGAAAACCGGGAAAAATAAGCGTGTACcaaagaaagagacacacagcgagagtGAAGAGAGCGAGGTTGAGAAGTCACAGAATAAAGAGACAGACACAAGGCAAAAGAGTGTTTCCAGGAAGGAGACAGACGGCGAGAGTGAAGAGAGCGACGATCAGAAGTCACAGAATAAAGAGACAGGTGGTGAGAGTGAAGCAGAAGTGACAGACGTAAGGCACAAGAGTGTGTCAAGGAAGGAGACAGACGGTGAGagtgaggaagaaagcagagataAGAGAGGGTCAACAAAGGAAAAAGAGACTGACAgcgagagtgagaaagagagttCAGAAAAGCAGAAAGCGGCTACAAAGAAGTGTGAAAAGAGCGCGTCGAAGAAAGAgacagacggtgagagagaggagattgTGAAAGATGAGACGTGTAGTGAGAGCGGTGACAAGGAGACGGCGCCAAAGAAAGGAAAAGACTCTGAGAGTGAGGAGGAAGTCACAAAGGACGAGAGAACGACGTTGAAGAAATACAAAGAGACGGAGAGCGAGAGTGAGCCAGAAGTGAAGGCTCCGAAAGGGAAGAGCGCTCCGAAAGGGAAGAGCGTCCCGAGGAAAGAACCAGCCAGCAAGAGCGCAAAGAAGAGTAAGAGACCGCCGGGTAAGGGGAAAGCGACAGACagtgagagtgaggaggagatggcTGTGAAAGATGAGACGTGTAGTGAGAGCGGTGACGAGGAGACAGCGCCAAAGAAAGGAAAAGACTCTGAGAGTGAGGAGGAAGTCACAAAGGACGAGAGAACGACGTTGAAGAAATACAAAGAGACGGAGAGCGAGAGTGAGCCAGAAGTGAAGGCTCCGAAAGGGAAGAGCGCTCCGAAAGGGAAGAGCGTCCCGAGGAAAGAACCAGCCAGCAAGAGCGCAAAGAAGAGTAAGAGACCGCCGGGTAAGGGGAAAGCGACAGACagtgagagtgaggaggagatggcTGTGAAAGATGAGACGTGTAGTGAGAGCGGTGACGAGGAGACAGCGCCAAAGAAAGGAAAAGACTCTGAGAGCGaggaggaagtcacaaagaacgaGAGAACGCCGTCGAAGAAATACAAAGAGACGGAGAGCGAGAGTGAGCCAGAAGTGAAGGCTCCGAAAGGGAAGAGCGCTCCGAAAGAGAAGAGCGCTCCGAAAGGGAAGAGCGCTCCGAAAGGGAAGAGCGCTCCGAGGAAAGAACCAGCCAGCAAGGGCGCAAAGAAGAGTAAGGGACCGCCGGGTAAGGGGAAAGCGACAGACAGTGAGGAGGAAAAGACGAGCAGTGAAGAGGatgaggctgcagggagacagagTGCCGCCAAGAAGGAGCAAGAGATGGACGAGAGCGACGAAGAGGGGCCAGCGGAGAAGAAAGCGGAGGCCAAAGATGACGGGGGAGAGAGCGATTCATCGGTGGACTCTAGCAAGGGGGAGAAGAACACCAGCAAGAAGCAGAACAAG AACCCATCCCGGGAGGATCACTCCTCCGTCACTCGGCTGAAGCGGTACATCGTGACATGCGGAGCGCGCCGGAACTACAAAAAACTGCTACATAACTGCCGCTCTGTCAAGGCCATAGTGCAGATCCTGAAAAGGGAGCTGGAGGAGCTCGGGGTCAAAG GGACACCAACACTGGAGAAGTGCAGGGTCGTGCGGCTaaagagggaggaggcagcggagCTGGCGTCACTGGACACCTGTAACATCATAGCGACCGTTG GCCGTCCCCGCCGGCGTACCACCTGGAACCCATACCAGATGTCCCCGCCCCGCGACGCCTCACCCGTGGGCTACAAGAAAGCCATGGGGTCCGATTCCGAGGGTGACGAGGCTCCCCCCCGCAAGAAGAGGCCCATGGACTGGTCCAACCTGAAGGGGATCATCAGTGATGACGGTGACAGCGactga
- the HIRIP3 gene encoding HIRA-interacting protein 3 isoform X3 gives MQEEESSDDEPLINKVQKRGRSDSDMERGGAGEPPDKRKRLQGDGSEEEDSGIEPSSRHTGARDSKRVSGSSSETAASETAVRKDGKSETARKPERGASVQAKGKSAPRKGQETDSESDGQKESETGSDSEADVAESKKRTSMKEKETTAKRKRAPKKESARKVKTGKNKRVPKKETHSESEESEVEKSQNKETDTRQKSVSRKETDGESEESDDQKSQNKETGGESEAEVTDVRHKSVSRKETDGESEEESRDKRGSTKEKETDSESEKESSEKQKAATKKCEKSASKKETDGEREEIVKDETCSESGDKETAPKKGKDSESEEEVTKDERTTLKKYKETESESEPEVKAPKGKSAPKGKSVPRKEPASKSAKKSKRPPGKGKATDSESEEEMAVKDETCSESGDEETAPKKGKDSESEEEVTKDERTTLKKYKETESESEPEVKAPKGKSAPKGKSVPRKEPASKSAKKSKRPPGKGKATDSESEEEMAVKDETCSESGDEETAPKKGKDSESEEEVTKNERTPSKKYKETESESEPEVKAPKGKSAPKEKSAPKGKSAPKGKSAPRKEPASKGAKKSKGPPGKGKATDSEEEKTSSEEDEAAGRQSAAKKEQEMDESDEEGPAEKKAEAKDDGGESDSSVDSSKGEKNTSKKQNKNPSREDHSSVTRLKRYIVTCGARRNYKKLLHNCRSVKAIVQILKRELEELGVKAVSRTFSRASPPGTPTLEKCRVVRLKREEAAELASLDTCNIIATVGRPRRRTTWNPYQMSPPRDASPVGYKKAMGSDSEGDEAPPRKKRPMDWSNLKGIISDDGDSD, from the exons ATGCAG GAGGAGGAATCGAGCGATGACGAGCCCCTTATTAACAAGGTGCAGAAGAGAGGCCGCAGTGACAGTGACATGGAGAGAGGAGGGGCGGGAGAGCCCCCCGATAAGAGAAAACGCCTACAGG GTGATGGGTCAGAAGAAGAAGATTCTGGGATTGAACCTTCTTCAAGGCATACAGGAGCGAGAGACAGCAAGAGGGTGTCTGGAAGCTCTTCGGAGACAGCAGCCTCCGAGACTGCAGTGAGAAAAGACGGGAAGAGTGAGACGGCCAGAAAACCGGAAAGAGGAGCGAGCGTGCAGGCCAAGGGAAAGAGCGCGCCCAGGAAGGGCCAAGAGACAGACAGCGAGAGTGATGGCCAAAAGGAGAGCGAGACCGGGAGCGACAGTGAGGCCGATGTTGCAGAAAGTAAAAAGCGAACGTccatgaaagaaaaagagacgaCAGCGAAACGAAAGAGAGCACCAAAAAAAGAGAGCGCTAGAAAAGTGAAAACCGGGAAAAATAAGCGTGTACcaaagaaagagacacacagcgagagtGAAGAGAGCGAGGTTGAGAAGTCACAGAATAAAGAGACAGACACAAGGCAAAAGAGTGTTTCCAGGAAGGAGACAGACGGCGAGAGTGAAGAGAGCGACGATCAGAAGTCACAGAATAAAGAGACAGGTGGTGAGAGTGAAGCAGAAGTGACAGACGTAAGGCACAAGAGTGTGTCAAGGAAGGAGACAGACGGTGAGagtgaggaagaaagcagagataAGAGAGGGTCAACAAAGGAAAAAGAGACTGACAgcgagagtgagaaagagagttCAGAAAAGCAGAAAGCGGCTACAAAGAAGTGTGAAAAGAGCGCGTCGAAGAAAGAgacagacggtgagagagaggagattgTGAAAGATGAGACGTGTAGTGAGAGCGGTGACAAGGAGACGGCGCCAAAGAAAGGAAAAGACTCTGAGAGTGAGGAGGAAGTCACAAAGGACGAGAGAACGACGTTGAAGAAATACAAAGAGACGGAGAGCGAGAGTGAGCCAGAAGTGAAGGCTCCGAAAGGGAAGAGCGCTCCGAAAGGGAAGAGCGTCCCGAGGAAAGAACCAGCCAGCAAGAGCGCAAAGAAGAGTAAGAGACCGCCGGGTAAGGGGAAAGCGACAGACagtgagagtgaggaggagatggcTGTGAAAGATGAGACGTGTAGTGAGAGCGGTGACGAGGAGACAGCGCCAAAGAAAGGAAAAGACTCTGAGAGTGAGGAGGAAGTCACAAAGGACGAGAGAACGACGTTGAAGAAATACAAAGAGACGGAGAGCGAGAGTGAGCCAGAAGTGAAGGCTCCGAAAGGGAAGAGCGCTCCGAAAGGGAAGAGCGTCCCGAGGAAAGAACCAGCCAGCAAGAGCGCAAAGAAGAGTAAGAGACCGCCGGGTAAGGGGAAAGCGACAGACagtgagagtgaggaggagatggcTGTGAAAGATGAGACGTGTAGTGAGAGCGGTGACGAGGAGACAGCGCCAAAGAAAGGAAAAGACTCTGAGAGCGaggaggaagtcacaaagaacgaGAGAACGCCGTCGAAGAAATACAAAGAGACGGAGAGCGAGAGTGAGCCAGAAGTGAAGGCTCCGAAAGGGAAGAGCGCTCCGAAAGAGAAGAGCGCTCCGAAAGGGAAGAGCGCTCCGAAAGGGAAGAGCGCTCCGAGGAAAGAACCAGCCAGCAAGGGCGCAAAGAAGAGTAAGGGACCGCCGGGTAAGGGGAAAGCGACAGACAGTGAGGAGGAAAAGACGAGCAGTGAAGAGGatgaggctgcagggagacagagTGCCGCCAAGAAGGAGCAAGAGATGGACGAGAGCGACGAAGAGGGGCCAGCGGAGAAGAAAGCGGAGGCCAAAGATGACGGGGGAGAGAGCGATTCATCGGTGGACTCTAGCAAGGGGGAGAAGAACACCAGCAAGAAGCAGAACAAG AACCCATCCCGGGAGGATCACTCCTCCGTCACTCGGCTGAAGCGGTACATCGTGACATGCGGAGCGCGCCGGAACTACAAAAAACTGCTACATAACTGCCGCTCTGTCAAGGCCATAGTGCAGATCCTGAAAAGGGAGCTGGAGGAGCTCGGGGTCAAAG ctGTATCTCGCACGTTCTCACGCGCCTCCCCCCCAGGGACACCAACACTGGAGAAGTGCAGGGTCGTGCGGCTaaagagggaggaggcagcggagCTGGCGTCACTGGACACCTGTAACATCATAGCGACCGTTG GCCGTCCCCGCCGGCGTACCACCTGGAACCCATACCAGATGTCCCCGCCCCGCGACGCCTCACCCGTGGGCTACAAGAAAGCCATGGGGTCCGATTCCGAGGGTGACGAGGCTCCCCCCCGCAAGAAGAGGCCCATGGACTGGTCCAACCTGAAGGGGATCATCAGTGATGACGGTGACAGCGactga
- the HIRIP3 gene encoding HIRA-interacting protein 3 isoform X4 yields MAGESDREMRSFTRGLFQRSPDLTVLTHSVVRSRFLSHSGRSSLSHLERQTLKRIVEQELLRMQEEESSDDEPLINKVQKRGRSDSDMERGGAGEPPDKRKRLQGDGSEEEDSGIEPSSRHTGARDSKRVSGSSSETAASETAVRKDGKSETARKPERGASVQAKGKSAPRKGQETDSESDGQKESETGSDSEADVAESKKRTSMKEKETTAKRKRAPKKESARKVKTGKNKRVPKKETHSESEESEVEKSQNKETDTRQKSVSRKETDGESEESDDQKSQNKETGGESEAEVTDVRHKSVSRKETDGESEEESRDKRGSTKEKETDSESEKESSEKQKAATKKCEKSASKKETDGEREEIVKDETCSESGDKETAPKKGKDSESEEEVTKDERTTLKKYKETESESEPEVKAPKGKSAPKGKSAPKGKSVPRKEPASKSAKKSKRPPGKGKATDSESEEEMAVKDETCSESGDEETAPKKGKDSESEEEVTKNERTPSKKYKETESESEPEVKAPKGKSAPKEKSAPKGKSAPKGKSAPRKEPASKGAKKSKGPPGKGKATDSEEEKTSSEEDEAAGRQSAAKKEQEMDESDEEGPAEKKAEAKDDGGESDSSVDSSKGEKNTSKKQNKNPSREDHSSVTRLKRYIVTCGARRNYKKLLHNCRSVKAIVQILKRELEELGVKAVSRTFSRASPPGTPTLEKCRVVRLKREEAAELASLDTCNIIATVGRPRRRTTWNPYQMSPPRDASPVGYKKAMGSDSEGDEAPPRKKRPMDWSNLKGIISDDGDSD; encoded by the exons TGTCCTCACTCACTCTGTCGTGCGCTCTCGGTTCCTCTCTCACTCCGGCCGCTCCTCCCTTTCTCACCTGGAGCGTCAGACACTGAAGCGCATTGTGGAGCAGGAGTTGCTGAGGATGCAG GAGGAGGAATCGAGCGATGACGAGCCCCTTATTAACAAGGTGCAGAAGAGAGGCCGCAGTGACAGTGACATGGAGAGAGGAGGGGCGGGAGAGCCCCCCGATAAGAGAAAACGCCTACAGG GTGATGGGTCAGAAGAAGAAGATTCTGGGATTGAACCTTCTTCAAGGCATACAGGAGCGAGAGACAGCAAGAGGGTGTCTGGAAGCTCTTCGGAGACAGCAGCCTCCGAGACTGCAGTGAGAAAAGACGGGAAGAGTGAGACGGCCAGAAAACCGGAAAGAGGAGCGAGCGTGCAGGCCAAGGGAAAGAGCGCGCCCAGGAAGGGCCAAGAGACAGACAGCGAGAGTGATGGCCAAAAGGAGAGCGAGACCGGGAGCGACAGTGAGGCCGATGTTGCAGAAAGTAAAAAGCGAACGTccatgaaagaaaaagagacgaCAGCGAAACGAAAGAGAGCACCAAAAAAAGAGAGCGCTAGAAAAGTGAAAACCGGGAAAAATAAGCGTGTACcaaagaaagagacacacagcgagagtGAAGAGAGCGAGGTTGAGAAGTCACAGAATAAAGAGACAGACACAAGGCAAAAGAGTGTTTCCAGGAAGGAGACAGACGGCGAGAGTGAAGAGAGCGACGATCAGAAGTCACAGAATAAAGAGACAGGTGGTGAGAGTGAAGCAGAAGTGACAGACGTAAGGCACAAGAGTGTGTCAAGGAAGGAGACAGACGGTGAGagtgaggaagaaagcagagataAGAGAGGGTCAACAAAGGAAAAAGAGACTGACAgcgagagtgagaaagagagttCAGAAAAGCAGAAAGCGGCTACAAAGAAGTGTGAAAAGAGCGCGTCGAAGAAAGAgacagacggtgagagagaggagattgTGAAAGATGAGACGTGTAGTGAGAGCGGTGACAAGGAGACGGCGCCAAAGAAAGGAAAAGACTCTGAGAGTGAGGAGGAAGTCACAAAGGACGAGAGAACGACGTTGAAGAAATACAAAGAGACGGAGAGCGAGAGTGAGCCAGAAGTGAAGGCTCCGAAAGGGAAGAGC GCTCCGAAAGGGAAGAGCGCTCCGAAAGGGAAGAGCGTCCCGAGGAAAGAACCAGCCAGCAAGAGCGCAAAGAAGAGTAAGAGACCGCCGGGTAAGGGGAAAGCGACAGACagtgagagtgaggaggagatggcTGTGAAAGATGAGACGTGTAGTGAGAGCGGTGACGAGGAGACAGCGCCAAAGAAAGGAAAAGACTCTGAGAGCGaggaggaagtcacaaagaacgaGAGAACGCCGTCGAAGAAATACAAAGAGACGGAGAGCGAGAGTGAGCCAGAAGTGAAGGCTCCGAAAGGGAAGAGCGCTCCGAAAGAGAAGAGCGCTCCGAAAGGGAAGAGCGCTCCGAAAGGGAAGAGCGCTCCGAGGAAAGAACCAGCCAGCAAGGGCGCAAAGAAGAGTAAGGGACCGCCGGGTAAGGGGAAAGCGACAGACAGTGAGGAGGAAAAGACGAGCAGTGAAGAGGatgaggctgcagggagacagagTGCCGCCAAGAAGGAGCAAGAGATGGACGAGAGCGACGAAGAGGGGCCAGCGGAGAAGAAAGCGGAGGCCAAAGATGACGGGGGAGAGAGCGATTCATCGGTGGACTCTAGCAAGGGGGAGAAGAACACCAGCAAGAAGCAGAACAAG AACCCATCCCGGGAGGATCACTCCTCCGTCACTCGGCTGAAGCGGTACATCGTGACATGCGGAGCGCGCCGGAACTACAAAAAACTGCTACATAACTGCCGCTCTGTCAAGGCCATAGTGCAGATCCTGAAAAGGGAGCTGGAGGAGCTCGGGGTCAAAG ctGTATCTCGCACGTTCTCACGCGCCTCCCCCCCAGGGACACCAACACTGGAGAAGTGCAGGGTCGTGCGGCTaaagagggaggaggcagcggagCTGGCGTCACTGGACACCTGTAACATCATAGCGACCGTTG GCCGTCCCCGCCGGCGTACCACCTGGAACCCATACCAGATGTCCCCGCCCCGCGACGCCTCACCCGTGGGCTACAAGAAAGCCATGGGGTCCGATTCCGAGGGTGACGAGGCTCCCCCCCGCAAGAAGAGGCCCATGGACTGGTCCAACCTGAAGGGGATCATCAGTGATGACGGTGACAGCGactga
- the LOC142477687 gene encoding dual specificity protein phosphatase 14-like, translated as MPLQLSAMNFRSHRLLRRSPPPPPIAKPTAVSSLSSLGGIAQISPCLYLSSGNAAGSRHLVYARNVTCIVNATLEIPNTNWPDVDYVKVPVPDLPHAPLALYFDSVADRIHQTGKKNGRTLVHCVAGVSRSASLCIAYLMKYHRLSLLDAHQWVKTRRPVVRPNAGFWQQLIQYEKKLFGKNTVRLVPSPLGLIPDIYERETRSLIPVWGFR; from the coding sequence ATGCCCCTGCAGCTCTCCGCCATGAATTTCCGCAGCCACCGGCTCCTGCGCcgctcccctcctccgccccccaTCGCCAAACCGACAGCGGTCAGCAGCCTCTCCTCGCTGGGGGGCATCGCTCAAATCAGCCCCTGCCTCTACCTCTCCAGCGGCAACGCCGCCGGCAGCCGGCACCTGGTGTACGCCCGCAACGTGACCTGCATCGTCAACGCCACGTTGGAGATCCCCAACACCAATTGGCCCGATGTGGACTACGTCAAGGTGCCCGTGCCGGACCTCCCGCACGCGCCGCTGGCTCTGTATTTTGATTCGGTCGCTGACCGGATCCACCAGACTGGGAAGAAGAACGGCCGGACGCTGGTGCACTGCGTGGCTGGAGTTAGCCGGTCAGCCAGCCTGTGCATCGCCTACTTGATGAAATACCACCGGCTCTCCCTCCTGGACGCCCACCAGTGGGTGAAGACCCGGAGGCCTGTGGTGAGGCCGAACGCCGGCTTCTGGCAGCAGCTCATCCAGTACGAGAAGAAGCTGTTCGGCAAGAACACGGTGAGGTTGGTGCCCTCGCCTCTGGGACTCATCCCCGATATTTACGAGCGTGAAACCCGTAGCCTCATCCCCGTGTGGGGATTCAGATAA
- the HIRIP3 gene encoding HIRA-interacting protein 3 isoform X1 produces the protein MAGESDREMRSFTRGLFQRSPDLTVLTHSVVRSRFLSHSGRSSLSHLERQTLKRIVEQELLRMQEEESSDDEPLINKVQKRGRSDSDMERGGAGEPPDKRKRLQGDGSEEEDSGIEPSSRHTGARDSKRVSGSSSETAASETAVRKDGKSETARKPERGASVQAKGKSAPRKGQETDSESDGQKESETGSDSEADVAESKKRTSMKEKETTAKRKRAPKKESARKVKTGKNKRVPKKETHSESEESEVEKSQNKETDTRQKSVSRKETDGESEESDDQKSQNKETGGESEAEVTDVRHKSVSRKETDGESEEESRDKRGSTKEKETDSESEKESSEKQKAATKKCEKSASKKETDGEREEIVKDETCSESGDKETAPKKGKDSESEEEVTKDERTTLKKYKETESESEPEVKAPKGKSAPKGKSVPRKEPASKSAKKSKRPPGKGKATDSESEEEMAVKDETCSESGDEETAPKKGKDSESEEEVTKDERTTLKKYKETESESEPEVKAPKGKSAPKGKSVPRKEPASKSAKKSKRPPGKGKATDSESEEEMAVKDETCSESGDEETAPKKGKDSESEEEVTKNERTPSKKYKETESESEPEVKAPKGKSAPKEKSAPKGKSAPKGKSAPRKEPASKGAKKSKGPPGKGKATDSEEEKTSSEEDEAAGRQSAAKKEQEMDESDEEGPAEKKAEAKDDGGESDSSVDSSKGEKNTSKKQNKNPSREDHSSVTRLKRYIVTCGARRNYKKLLHNCRSVKAIVQILKRELEELGVKAVSRTFSRASPPGTPTLEKCRVVRLKREEAAELASLDTCNIIATVGRPRRRTTWNPYQMSPPRDASPVGYKKAMGSDSEGDEAPPRKKRPMDWSNLKGIISDDGDSD, from the exons TGTCCTCACTCACTCTGTCGTGCGCTCTCGGTTCCTCTCTCACTCCGGCCGCTCCTCCCTTTCTCACCTGGAGCGTCAGACACTGAAGCGCATTGTGGAGCAGGAGTTGCTGAGGATGCAG GAGGAGGAATCGAGCGATGACGAGCCCCTTATTAACAAGGTGCAGAAGAGAGGCCGCAGTGACAGTGACATGGAGAGAGGAGGGGCGGGAGAGCCCCCCGATAAGAGAAAACGCCTACAGG GTGATGGGTCAGAAGAAGAAGATTCTGGGATTGAACCTTCTTCAAGGCATACAGGAGCGAGAGACAGCAAGAGGGTGTCTGGAAGCTCTTCGGAGACAGCAGCCTCCGAGACTGCAGTGAGAAAAGACGGGAAGAGTGAGACGGCCAGAAAACCGGAAAGAGGAGCGAGCGTGCAGGCCAAGGGAAAGAGCGCGCCCAGGAAGGGCCAAGAGACAGACAGCGAGAGTGATGGCCAAAAGGAGAGCGAGACCGGGAGCGACAGTGAGGCCGATGTTGCAGAAAGTAAAAAGCGAACGTccatgaaagaaaaagagacgaCAGCGAAACGAAAGAGAGCACCAAAAAAAGAGAGCGCTAGAAAAGTGAAAACCGGGAAAAATAAGCGTGTACcaaagaaagagacacacagcgagagtGAAGAGAGCGAGGTTGAGAAGTCACAGAATAAAGAGACAGACACAAGGCAAAAGAGTGTTTCCAGGAAGGAGACAGACGGCGAGAGTGAAGAGAGCGACGATCAGAAGTCACAGAATAAAGAGACAGGTGGTGAGAGTGAAGCAGAAGTGACAGACGTAAGGCACAAGAGTGTGTCAAGGAAGGAGACAGACGGTGAGagtgaggaagaaagcagagataAGAGAGGGTCAACAAAGGAAAAAGAGACTGACAgcgagagtgagaaagagagttCAGAAAAGCAGAAAGCGGCTACAAAGAAGTGTGAAAAGAGCGCGTCGAAGAAAGAgacagacggtgagagagaggagattgTGAAAGATGAGACGTGTAGTGAGAGCGGTGACAAGGAGACGGCGCCAAAGAAAGGAAAAGACTCTGAGAGTGAGGAGGAAGTCACAAAGGACGAGAGAACGACGTTGAAGAAATACAAAGAGACGGAGAGCGAGAGTGAGCCAGAAGTGAAGGCTCCGAAAGGGAAGAGCGCTCCGAAAGGGAAGAGCGTCCCGAGGAAAGAACCAGCCAGCAAGAGCGCAAAGAAGAGTAAGAGACCGCCGGGTAAGGGGAAAGCGACAGACagtgagagtgaggaggagatggcTGTGAAAGATGAGACGTGTAGTGAGAGCGGTGACGAGGAGACAGCGCCAAAGAAAGGAAAAGACTCTGAGAGTGAGGAGGAAGTCACAAAGGACGAGAGAACGACGTTGAAGAAATACAAAGAGACGGAGAGCGAGAGTGAGCCAGAAGTGAAGGCTCCGAAAGGGAAGAGCGCTCCGAAAGGGAAGAGCGTCCCGAGGAAAGAACCAGCCAGCAAGAGCGCAAAGAAGAGTAAGAGACCGCCGGGTAAGGGGAAAGCGACAGACagtgagagtgaggaggagatggcTGTGAAAGATGAGACGTGTAGTGAGAGCGGTGACGAGGAGACAGCGCCAAAGAAAGGAAAAGACTCTGAGAGCGaggaggaagtcacaaagaacgaGAGAACGCCGTCGAAGAAATACAAAGAGACGGAGAGCGAGAGTGAGCCAGAAGTGAAGGCTCCGAAAGGGAAGAGCGCTCCGAAAGAGAAGAGCGCTCCGAAAGGGAAGAGCGCTCCGAAAGGGAAGAGCGCTCCGAGGAAAGAACCAGCCAGCAAGGGCGCAAAGAAGAGTAAGGGACCGCCGGGTAAGGGGAAAGCGACAGACAGTGAGGAGGAAAAGACGAGCAGTGAAGAGGatgaggctgcagggagacagagTGCCGCCAAGAAGGAGCAAGAGATGGACGAGAGCGACGAAGAGGGGCCAGCGGAGAAGAAAGCGGAGGCCAAAGATGACGGGGGAGAGAGCGATTCATCGGTGGACTCTAGCAAGGGGGAGAAGAACACCAGCAAGAAGCAGAACAAG AACCCATCCCGGGAGGATCACTCCTCCGTCACTCGGCTGAAGCGGTACATCGTGACATGCGGAGCGCGCCGGAACTACAAAAAACTGCTACATAACTGCCGCTCTGTCAAGGCCATAGTGCAGATCCTGAAAAGGGAGCTGGAGGAGCTCGGGGTCAAAG ctGTATCTCGCACGTTCTCACGCGCCTCCCCCCCAGGGACACCAACACTGGAGAAGTGCAGGGTCGTGCGGCTaaagagggaggaggcagcggagCTGGCGTCACTGGACACCTGTAACATCATAGCGACCGTTG GCCGTCCCCGCCGGCGTACCACCTGGAACCCATACCAGATGTCCCCGCCCCGCGACGCCTCACCCGTGGGCTACAAGAAAGCCATGGGGTCCGATTCCGAGGGTGACGAGGCTCCCCCCCGCAAGAAGAGGCCCATGGACTGGTCCAACCTGAAGGGGATCATCAGTGATGACGGTGACAGCGactga